A genomic window from Lotus japonicus ecotype B-129 chromosome 1, LjGifu_v1.2 includes:
- the LOC130730366 gene encoding dnaJ protein P58IPK homolog, protein MFNPIGFSMDSRGLLYTVFILNFVLVCQLILLQPLVSAEGGKSGNAAELFERASQSIKVKHYTEALDDLNAAIEADPTLSEAYLFRASVLRRSCRYEQSERSYKKFLELKPGDSAAEKELSQMLQAQSALETAQSLYELGNFSKSLEYIDKVVLVFSPDCTKAKLLKVKLLIGDKDYEGAIAESGFMLKEDENNLEALLLRGRAYYYLADHDVATRHYQKGLRLDPEHSELKKAYFGLKNLLKKKKSAEDNASKGKLRVAVEEFKAALAVDPNHLAHNVHLHLGLCKVLVRLGRGKDALDSCSEALKIDEELIEALVQRGEAKLLTEDWEGAVEDMKSAAEKSPQDMNIREALMRAEKALKMSKRKDYYKILGISKTSSAAEIKRAYKKLALQWHPDKNVANREEAEAKFREIAAAYEVLSDEDKRTRFDRGEDLEDMGGMGGGGGFNPFGGGGQQFHFTFDGGFPGGGGGGFPGGGFGGGYEFHF, encoded by the exons ATGTTCAATCCTATTGGCTTCTCCATGGATTCCAGGGGATTGCTCTACACCGTCTTCATACTCAATTTCGTTTTGGTCTGCCAACTCATTCTCCTTCAACCTCTCGTCTCCGCAGAAG GTGGAAAATCTGGAAATGCTGCTGAGTTGTTTGAGAGAGCATCACAAAGTATAAAAGTGAAACATTATACTGAGGCACTTGATGATCTAAATGCTGCGATAGAAGCAGATCCAACCCTTTCGGAAGCATACCTTTTCCGTGCATCAGTTCTTCGTCGGTCATGCAG ATATGAACAATCTGAGAGGAGCTACAAAAAGTTTCTGGAGTTAAAACCTGGAGATTCCGCTGCAGAAAAGGAGCTTTCTCAGATGTTGCAGGCACAAAGTGCCCTAGAAACAGCTCAATCCCTCTATGAGTTGGGCAACTTCTCAAAATCTTTGGAATATATTGATAAAGTTGTTCTTGTTTTTTCTCCTGATTGCACTAAG GCTAAGCTTCTTAAAGTGAAGTTGTTGATAGGTGACAAAGATTATGAGGGTGCCATTGCAGAGTCTGGATTTATGCTCAAGGAAGATGAAAATAATTTAGAGGCATTATTGTTGCGAGGTCGTGCATATTACTATTTAGCTGATCATGATGTTGCCACGAG GCATTACCAAAAAGGTCTCCGTCTCGATCCAGAGCACAGTGAACTTAAAAAAGCATATTTTGGATTGAAAAACCtactcaaaaagaaaaaatct GCTGAGGATAATGCTAGTAAGGGAAAGCTAAGGGTGGCTGTGGAGGAATTCAAGGCTGCACTTGCTGTTGACCCTAACCATCTTGCACATAATGTACATCTTCATCTTGGCTTATGTAAAGTGCTAGTCAGGCTTGGCAGAGGAAAAGACGCCTTGGACAGTTGTAGTGAAGCTCTTAAGATCGATGAGGAGCTTATTGAAGCTCTTGTTCAG AGGGGAGAAGCTAAACTCTTGACAGAGGATTGGGAGGGAGCTGTGGAGGACATGAAATCCGCTGCTGAAAAATCTCCTCAG GATATGAATATCCGTGAAGCATTAATGAGGGCCGAAAAAGCTTTAAAGATGAGCAAACGCAAGGATTACTACAAGATTTTGGGAATTTCAAAAACTTCTTCCGCTGCTGAGATAAAACGTGCCTACAAGAAACTTGCCTTACAATGGCACCCAGATAAGAATGTTGCCAATAGGGAAGAAGCAGAGGCTAAATTTCGAGAAATAGCCGCGGCATATGAG GTTCTAAGTGATGAAGACAAACGTACAAGATTTGACAGAGGGGAGGACCTTGAAGACATGGGAGGcatgggtggtggtggaggtttcAACCCCTTTGGTGGTGGGGGGCAGCAGTTCCACTTCACTTTTGACGGTGGCTTCCCCGGAGGAGGTGGGGGAGGGTTTCCGGGTGGTGGATTTGGAGGCGGCTACGAATTTCATTTTTGA
- the LOC130730367 gene encoding NAC domain-containing protein 2-like translates to MDKDPNLEIQLPPGFRFHPSDEELIVHYLRNKVTSCPLPASFIAEIELYKYNPWELPSKALFGEEEWYFFTPRDRKYPKGVRPNRAAGSGYWKATGTDKPILTSCGMKSIGVKKALVFYKGRPPKGSKTDWVMHEYRLHDSMISNSKQRGSMRLDEWVLCRVRQKISSPRSTWEESNEHSYEPVTSNFQQINESSYSEPVKNSAQNEFPMLPYILASKTVLPNSIGISSSSGFGSNGNDDIKPYASLHEDSLSIMEAKFLASATECLLNPLKRKATEENELDFYAVNKKLCKEVDDREQKHETDTAIGYNFNYFNQWTSIMQPQ, encoded by the exons ATGGACAAAGATCCTAATTTGGAAATCCAACTTCCTCCTGGATTTAGATTCCATCCTTCTGACGAGGAGCTCATCGTTCATTATCTTCGAAATAAAGTGACTTCATGTCCACTTCCTGCTTCGTTCATAGCAGAAATTGAACTTTACAAGTATAATCCATGGGAGCTGCCAA GCAAAGCTTTGTTTGGGGAGGAAGAGTGGTATTTCTTTACTCCAAGGGACAGGAAATATCCCAAAGGAGTGAGGCCTAATAGAGCAGCTGGTTCAGGATACTGGAAAGCTACTGGGACTGACAAACCAATTCTCACTTCCTGTGGGATGAAAAGCATTGGAGTGAAGAAGGCCCTTGTGTTCTACAAGGGACGTCCACCAAAAGGATCTAAAACTGATTGGGTCATGCATGAGTACAGGTTGCATGATTCAATGATCTCAAATTCTAAGCAAAGAGGGTCTATGAGA CTGGATGAGTGGGTGCTTTGCCGGGTTCGGCAAAAAATCAGCAGCCCAAGAAGCACTTGGGAAGAATCTAATGAACATAGCTATGAACCAGTAACAAGCAACTTTCAACAAATAAATGAGAGCTCTTATTCTGAACCAGTCAAAAACTCTGCGCAGAATGAATTTCCAATGCTGCCTTATATTTTGGCTTCTAAGACTGTTCTGCCTAATTCCATTGGTATTTCCTCAAGCTCAGGCTTTGGCAGTAATGGAAATGATGATATTAAACCATATGCTTCACTTCATGAAGACAGCTTAAGCATAATGGAAGCTAAGTTCTTAGCATCTGCAACCGAGTGCTTGCTTAATCCGCTAAAGAGAAAAGCCACTGAAGAAAATGAGTTGGACTTTTATGCTGTCAATAAAAAACTATGCAAAGAAGTTGATGACAGGGAGCAAAAACATGAGACAGATACTGCCATAGGCTATAACTTCAACTACTTCAACCAGTGGACTTCGATCATGCAACCACAATAG
- the LOC130732629 gene encoding syntaxin-71-like — protein MSVIDILTRVDSIVNKYDKYDIDKQKDSNVSGDDPFAKLYAAVDADIDAALQKAETASNGKNRASTVAINAEIRRTKARLLDEVPKLQRLAVKKVKGLSSQEFAARNDLVLALPERIQAIPDGTPAAPKQAGGWAASGSRPEIKFDSNGRFDDEYFQQTEESSQFRQEYEMRKMKQDQGLDVIAEGLDTLKNMAHDMNEEFDRQVPLMDEIDTKVDKASSDLKNTNVRLKHTVTQLRSSRNFCIDIVLLIIILGIAAYLYNVLKK, from the exons ATGAGCGTCATCGACATTCTCACCAGAGTTGATTCCATTGTTAACAAGTACGACAAATACGACATCGATAAGCAAAAAGATTCCAATGTCTCCGGCGACGATCCCTTCGCCAAACTCTACGCCGCCGTCGACGCCGACATTGACGCCGCACTTCAG AAAGCAGAAACCGCTTCCAATGGGAAAAATAGGGCATCAACTGTAGCGATCAATGCTGAGATTCGTCGCACTAAGGCTAGGTTGCTGGATGAGGTGCCCAAATTGCAGAGGTTGGCTGTAAAAAAG GTAAAAGGGCTTTCGTCACAAGAATTTGCTGCCCGTAATGATTTAGTTCTTGCATTGCCGGAGAGGATCCAAGCGATTCCAGATGGGACCCCTGCTGCACCCAAACAAGCTGGAGGCTGGGCAGCTTCAGGCTCACGCCCTGAAATTAAATTTGATTCGA ATGGGCGATTTGATGATGAATACTTCCAACAAACAGAAGAATCAAGTCAATTCAGGCAGGAGTATGAAATGCGTAAAATGAAACAG GATCAAGGTTTGGACGTGATCGCAGAAGGATTAGATACATTGAAAAACATGGCACATGATATGAATGAG GAATTTGATAGACAAGTTCCACTGATGGATGAGATTGATACTAAG GTGGACAAGGCATCATCTGACCTTAAGAATACCAATGTTAGACTTAAACATACAGTGACCCAG CTTCGATCCAGTCGAAACTTCTGTATCGATATTGTTTTGTTGATTATCATTTTGGGAATTGCTGCCTATTTGTACAA TGTGTTGAAGAAATGA